One Paroedura picta isolate Pp20150507F chromosome 16, Ppicta_v3.0, whole genome shotgun sequence genomic region harbors:
- the LOC143826762 gene encoding sulfotransferase 1C2-like: protein MDLKSEEEIFSSMKRSVPVEVEGIPFHSVTKDNWGLLRAFAARPDDLLISTYPKAGTTWIQEIVDMLQQGGDPQKCARAPTHKRMPFIDLFFPKPMTSGIDDAEAMPSPRTLKTHLPIQLLPPSFWEHNCKIIYVARNAKDNAVSYFHFHRMNLVMPEPGNWDQFLEDYLAGKVMCGSWFDHVRGWWEAKEKHPILYLFYEDIKEDPAREIQKVAQFLGIELTEPVLKRIVHHTTFETMKNNPMANYSTLPSSILDQTVSPFMRKGTVGNWKEYFTVAQSERLDEICARKLEGSGLSFRTQL from the exons ATGGATCTCAAATCTGAAGAGGAGATTTTCAGCTCTATGAAGCGCTCAGTACCTGTGGAGGTTGAGGGGATCCCTTTCCACAGTGTGACAAAAGATAATTGGGGTCTCTTgcgggccttcgcagcccggccgGACGATCTTCTCATCAGCACTTACCCCAAAGCAG GGACCACCTGGATCCAGGAAATCGTGGACATGCTCCAACAGGGAGGGGACCCCCAGAAATGCGCTCGGGCCCCAACGCACAAGCGCATGCCCTTCATAGATCTGTTCTTCCCCAAACCCATGACTTCAG GCATAGATGACGCAGAGGCGATGCCTTCTCCACGAACACTCAAAACTCACCTCCCCATTCAgctcctgcctccttccttctgGGAACACAACTGCAAG ATCATTTACGTGGCCAGGAATGCCAAGGACAATGCGGTGTCCTATTTTCACTTCCACCGCATGAACCTGGTGATGCCAGAGCCCGGAAACTGGGACCAGTTTCTAGAAGATTACCTTGctgggaaag TCATGTGCGGGTCTTGGTTTGACCATGTCCGTGGTTGGTGGGAAGCCAAGGAGAAGCATCCAATTCTGTACCTCTTTTATGAAGATATAAAGGAG GACCCAGCTCGGGAAATCCAGAAAGTAGCCCAGTTCCTAGGCATAGAGCTCACAGAACCGGTTCTGAAACGGATCGTCCACCACACGACCTTTGAAACCATGAAAAACAACCCTATGGCTAATTACAgcactctgccttcttcaattcTGGACCAAACCGTGTCCCCTTTTATGAGAAAAG GTACCGTCGGCAACTGGAAGGAATACTTCACAGTGGCTCAGAGTGAGCGGCTCGATGAAATTTGCGCCCGCAAGCTGGAGGGTAGTGGGCTGTCTTTCCGCACGCAGCTGTGA